Part of the Zea mays cultivar B73 chromosome 4, Zm-B73-REFERENCE-NAM-5.0, whole genome shotgun sequence genome is shown below.
ACCATTTACATGAttatgttattattattattattattattttcgtTCAAAAAGATGAATATTCTCATAAGGAGCAGCATGTACCACTTAACCAGGTCTGTTAGCATTTCCGCTTGGTAACAACTTGGAGATCAAAGAAATTTCACCAGACAATACAGGGAAAATGGAAGGGTCAAACAATTAAAACATGGATTAATCTGCCCCCAAACTGTATCTTGTAGTACAGACCCCAAACTCTCCTGTCGCTGGGGGAAGTTCTGCGGGAAGAAAGACGAGCAAGAGGATCATTCTGGCCTGTCAAGGGGCTACACAAAGCAGTTCTGAGGTATGGTTTTTTTTTTTACTTGTTCGTGCTCGTATCCTATTCCCATCATGAGGAAGCACTAACGGATTCGTTTGGCATACCATTCTGTATGTAATTCCTGAAACTGCCATCTGAAAATTGAGCGCGTCAGTCCAGCCCACAGCCCAGCCCAGCTTGGTCTTGGTTGGCAATTGGCATGAAAACTGGAGAAACAAACGCATCCCTAATCTTAGTGATGTACACCGTTAATTGTCCATTGCTTTGGGTTCCAGATTAGCTTGGGTGGAACGGGATATGCGCCGCTGAACATGCTCGGGACTATACAGGCACGTCGCTTTATTTTTCCTGCTCCTGCGTCATAATTTTGCTCCCAACGCAACAGCTGAGCTCATCTACGTACGTACGGGCAAATGCTTTCAGTCTCAGAAGACTGCGGAACTACTCCTGGATTTGAAGGTCGACAGCATCGTCTGCAGCCCGCAGGTGGCAGCTGTTGATGCCGCGACTATCATATGTGAGGTGGCCATAATCTTCTGAACTGGAACATTGAGTTCTTTAAACTGTGTCCCCCTTTTTTTCCTTCTGCCTGTTTTCAGCCTATTTTGTCTGATCGTATGGAATGAATCGCAGGTCCAAGAAGCTGCAGATTGCTTAGGTGCTGATTGCGTGCCTCGTTACGTGGAAACGAAAAGGTTGATAGAACTTGAGATTGAAGACGCCTTTCAAGCAAAGCAGAAGGTTGATAGAACTATGATTTTTTTTTGTTAAATTATACCAACGTTATTATTCTTTTGAGCAGTCGATGACTCTCTGTTTCTGTTCTTCAGAGATTTGGGGACATAGGCGGCGGCGGCACGGAGTACAAATCACTGGAGCGAGTATGGGCTCGGTCCGAGGATGCATGGCAGGCACTGCTCAGGGAGTTGCCAGATGACACATCGGAGCGTGTTGTTGTGGCCGTAGGTCATCCTGCCATTCACCTAGCTCTAATCTGCCGGTGCCTTGGTTTGCCGATGGAGTATCTGTCTTCTTTCCACCTGGACGAAGGCAGCGTCAGTGTGATCGATTTCCCAGACGGACCGAGAGGAAGAGGCGTCGTCAGATGCACGAATTACACGGCCCATCTGGGAAGATGGGCGATACCCATTACACGGCCCAACTGAAAATGACTAAGAATTCTAATCTAACATGCTAGTTCCCCTCTGTATAGCATAGCATCACCATACCGATGTACGTACATATATAAATCTTGATCTCAGTATGTCACCAAGGCAAATGATGAATATGTCTATTCGGATGACGTCAAGTGGTTATCAGTTCAAGAGAAGAGAGACCAGACCGATGGATTCCGTTTCGTGTGGCATACAGGACAGGACAGGAAGAGATGCTGACAAAGGCTGATGCCTCGATCTGCATGGCGGAAGAAGGTTCAGGGCTTGAGCAGGAGCATGCCACATGTCTTTTCTGCTGCCACGTGTAGCGCTTCAACTTCCAGCAGCACAGCACTGCACTCTACAGGCTGCTGCAACGCCTCGATCCCATGCCCATGGCCATCCATGTCGAGCGAGCCCACCATGCACTCTACTCTAACTAATCTAATGGAGTACTCAACGCCGCACCAGGTGTCCGGGAACCAGCAGCACGGTTACTCCGGCGATGGCCGGCCAAGAGGCACATCCGGCGGggagtccgactccgacgacgacgcCCTCCTCTTCCTCGCCGTCCCGGCAGGCTGGCTCGTGCGCCTGCTCGCGTTCCTCGGGGAGCTCGTGGCGTCTGCCATCCTCGGCCTCGTCTTCCCCGTCGCAGCCCTCGTGGGCGCGCTGcgcgccctccccgcggcggccgcgtccagCCTCCGGCGCGTGGCGCGCGGCCTGCTCGCCGCGGCGTGCACCTTCGCCGCACTCGTGGCCGCGCTGCTCGTGTCCGTGCTCCTGGGCTTCGTTCTCGTCCGGCGCTGCGTCGAGGGCCCGGTCACCGTGCGCCAGCAGCTCTTCTTCGACTACACGGAGGCGCAGCCCAGCGCCGCGGTGCTCCTCGGTGGAGCGCGAGGCGCCGTGCTGCCGGCGGGTCACTCCGTCAGCGTGTCCATGGCGTTGCTCCTTCCTGATTCCTACCACAACCGTGAGGTTGGCATGTTCCAGGTAACACATGTGCATGTGCATCTGACGGATCACGGCGGTGGAGTTGAACTGGTCGTCTTCCGCGCAGATAAAAGCAGAGGCGGTCTCGGCAAGTGGAGTCACCATGGCATCAGCGACACAGCCGCACATGCTTCGTTACAAGAGCGGCCCAGTCCGGCTGGCGCAGACCGCGCTGCTGTGCGTGCCGCTCACTCTGGGCATGCGCAGCGAGGCCCAGGCCGCCAGCCTCAGGGTGCTGCAGTACAGGGAAGGGCACGGCCGGCACAGGAGAACAGGGGCCATCAGAGTGCTGCTGCAGCCGAGAGCCGCGACGGTGAGCCTGCCCCAGGTGTACAGGGCAGAGGTGGTCGTGCAGACGGCGCTTCCGTGGGCGAAGAGCCTGGCGCGCGGGTTCAGGTGGACGCTCTGCGTGTGGGTGTCCTCCTCCGTGTACGCCGTCCTCGCTGTTTGCTGGGTCCGGCCTCTCGTGCTGTCCGCGAGGAGGAGGCCGTCTGGTGTTCAGGAGGCCGATGGAAACTTGGCTTCTGGTTTGGGTTTAGTAGACATGGGCGACCGCCCAAGGAAGGAGGCGTCTGATTGTCTTGCAGCGAGGTGGAGAGCGAGGAGAAGCGAGCGGAAAGCGCAGCTCCGAACGCGGTTACATGGAGGCGGCATGGAGCTGGAGGCCACTGAGGATTCAGCTTCTAGTGTTGCGGTggtagagagagagaaagagcctggtgaggccgtgaatgATCCTTGAGAATCTGGTTGTGTACAATCGTCGGTATCTGGTGGTATCAACTAATTTTAATTAAGGGTGtttctatactactctacatctcGAGCCATGTAGATGGATGAATGAACACTGCATACACTTCATGGAAGTTGGAACTTGTGTTCTTGTGTGTCTCCCAACTCCCAACACTTCCGTTGTTTGGGCAAAACCCTATATTTTTCAGGAAAAATTGTGGAGTGTCCCCTTGCCATGGTTGCAGAAGCTGCAAACAGGAGAGAGCATGTTTCTGCTTCTACGCGCCAGTATGTGGTAAGTCGTATCACGCTCCCAGTAATGTGCGTATCTTTTGCACAACAAATTATCTGAACCCAAATCGTTTGCTTTCCTGCAGATACGTAATATCATACATGTTCTTTGTGTTGGGTAGGATGTAGGCAGGAAAAAGACATCAGATTTGCTGGATGGGTCCTACTTACACTCTACAGGTGCTTGAAAAATCGAACGAGTTGGGGTTGGGACCATCGTGTGTGTGCTCTAGGAGAACTGATCTGTTAGATAATCTCAGTTGGTCCTATACTTCTTACTCATCTACATCTACTGAAACCTTTAATTTCTAGGACAGGGTTCTTGTGTGCCACAGCCCACAGCCACAGGCAACTGATCTGCACTTCTTGGTATATGCACGCAAATACTTCGTGGGAACAAACAATGGAGGGACAGAATCATACATTGAGCACTGTACAACCATGTTAGTGTAAAAGGATTGCTAAGCTCAGGGCCAAGTGGGGCTCCCATGATTTAATGGAGACTTGGCATGCTGGCCAGAAGACTGtactgtttttttttttttttgtgctGTTTCAACTAACAGCTACTAGCTCTGATTGACCACCTGTTAGTTCTAACTTCCTGGTGAGAAACATGACACTTGGAATTTGGATATCTGGAACTGTAACTGTATGCATGCTGGTTTTTTTCTCTTCTACCTTTTAGTTTGGTGAGATACTTGAGACTACAGAAAGTCTGTGCACCATCTCCTCTAGCCTCAACTGCCTTGCTGCTGTCAGATGGGACAAAACAAGGACCCAGCACTCCAGCAGTAGTAGGTTGGCGGTAGAGACTAGAGAGACCTCCTCTGTCAAGTGTCAACCTATGCGTTTATAAACATTTTTTTCATCCCCCTAGCTCAACAGGTACAAAAAAAAAGGATATATATGCGTTTATAAAACATTTTTTAGTATGTTGATTTGTTAAACAGTGTTTGACATTCCTCACTTCCCAGATCGGATTGATCTAAGGAACCCGTTCAATAGCAGCAGGACCTCGCGCAGATCGATCCAGCATCAGCAGTAGGTGGTGACTAAAACTAGGACCAACTGGCTCGCTCTTGATGCAGTGGAAGCTTCCCGCTCTCTGATTAAGATCTACAGTGGAAGACGACGACAAATGCAGCTGGAAAACGAACAGGATTAAGAATTGGTTTCGGACGTCGCCGTCGAAACCAATTCTTAATGTTTTATTTTATTAATGCAGGGTTACGAAGCAAAGTCAATAAACGAGCCATCGTGCACACAGTATTTAATGTTTTTTTTTGGTTTAATGCTGCTGGGATCAAGCACCTGGTTTTGCCGGCATTGTCGGAGATCGAAGCCGATCGCTTTTTTATGAGCTTTTCACGAGTTGCTTTGTGATAATCTGCGGGCGGTCATGGATGGTGGCCGGCAGTTAGTACTAACTGGTAGTTGGGCGTCGACGCGTGCGCTCATCGTCATGCTGCTATTGCTGCGTGCGTGTCCGCACTCTGCCATCATTTCATCTGCCGTCCTGTCCAGCCGACACCCCGCTGCGTGCTGTGTGCTgctcagaagaagaagaaaaaaaaaggacgAATTCCATGAACATGAGCATGGCAAAATTGGGTAGCACTTGGGGTCACGAAGGGCGTGTCATGAACCTTGTTCTTCCCGGATTGTGCCTCTcgtgtttttcttgcaaaaagaagtcATAGAAATTCCATTAAAGAGGATTTGGAGAGATGCGTGAGAAGATCGGGCGAGAGATGGTATTATTGAACTTACACTTGCGATGATGGATCAACCCGAGGTCTTAATCTTCCGTCGTCCATGCATGCACGGATGAAACGATGCAAATCTAACCGAAAATATGCCCGAACCTCTATGCCATACGCTTTTAGGCCACACACGTCCGTGAAAATGTGAGAGTCGACTCTGATACTATTTCTAACATCCCATATACTCTCGTACTGATGGTACTTACTTCTGTCAGATCTCTAATATCATAGACCATCCTCACAGACAAATACGAGTCTTTTATACGTACTTTTTCTTCACTCATTCGCACTCGAGAAAAATTCTCGGTCGCCCACCTATCGCTAAATTGGATAGTTTATTAATTTTATTATCTCTTCTGTCAGAATATCACAACATTTGATGGTTTAATCTTCGCATGCTAATAGAGAAATTTTCGCACGAGAAATTAGGAATCAGATCTCGACTAACACTACTTTTCGACACCCCCGCGTTACTCTGTATAGAGAGACTTTTTCCTATATATGAAAAAGTTAAGATACTCATAAAAAGAATCATTTTCATGCACCCAACTATTATGGTTTTTTTTATGATCAAACTTTAGAACCAGATTCTTTGAGTACTAAATTATTGATACTGGATTTTTTTTGCGACTGGTAGGACCTAGTCGATTTTTAAATACGGTTTTGTATTTTCTAAATATAATAAAACCCGGCTTATTTTCTAAAGAAACATAGCCAGTTTGTTCTGGATAAAAAAAATATGAAACTGATAAAAAAAATTAAGGCGGTGCGAGATTTGGATCTTGTCTATACCTGTCTCCAATGTTTTAGTGCGAAAATGTGCTACGAAGGAAATGAAAAGGCAGGGATGCTCTCCCCCGAAATTCTACAAAAATAGTGCAAAATGGCGATTTAAATTATAAAATTGCAAAAACtaagacatatatatatataatacgaCAGGTATAACGGCAGCCCTAGGCTTCCAATATTTAAAGAAAGCTCTGGCCGACCATCCCTACAACGTGGTTCAACCTAGCGCGTCGACTCAACCAgcctgtcgggtgcgccacccgCCTCACGTCTGTGCCCGCAAAAAAGAAAtgcatgtgaaagggaattaggcttacacctaattcCTAgttgtttttggtggttgaattgcccaacacagataaatggactaactagtttgctctagtgtgtaagttatacatgtgtcaaaggttcacacttagccaataaaaagaccaagaattgggttcaacaaagagagcaagggataaccgaaggcacctctggtcaggcgcaccggactgtccggtgtgccaccggacagtgtccggtgcaccagaggattcCAGgccaaactcatcaccttcgggaaaatccagaggcgctccgctataattcaccggactgtccggtgtacaccggacagtgtccggtgccccaaggaagagcggctctggaactcgccagcttcgggaatttgctccgctataattcaccggactgtccggtgagccagcggagcaacggctacttcgcgccaacggtcacctgcaggcgcatttaatgcgcgcagaagtcagacacgcgcgagacggtgcaccggacaatctacagtacttgtccggtgtacaccggatagccaggcgggcccagaagtcagaagctccaacgatcaaatcccaacggcttggtgacgtggctggcgcaccggacatgtccggtgtgcaccggactgtccggtgcaccatacgacagtcagccaccaccaaacggctagtttggtggttggggctataaatacccccaaccaccccacattcaagtcatccaagtttttccacttcaactacttacaagagctctagcattcaattctagacacacccaagtgatcaaatcctctccaaactccgcacaacgccctagtgattagtgagagagatttgcttgtgttctttcgagctcttgcgcttggattgctttcttctttctttgattcttcattgcgatcaaactcacttgtaattgaggcaagagacaccaatcttgtggtggtccttgtgggaactttgtgttccaagcatttgagaagagaaagctcaatcggtccaagggaccgtttgagagagggaaagggttgaaagagactcggtctttgtgaccacctcaacggg
Proteins encoded:
- the LOC100274536 gene encoding 2-carboxy-D-arabinitol-1-phosphatase isoform X2 is translated as MPRSAWRKKVQGLSRSMPHVFSAATCSASTSSSTALHSTGCCNASIPCPWPSMSSEPTMHSTLTNLMEYSTPHQVSGNQQHGYSGDGRPRGTSGGESDSDDDALLFLAVPAGWLVRLLAFLGELVASAILGLVFPVAALVGALRALPAAAASSLRRVARGLLAAACTFAALVAALLVSVLLGFVLVRRCVEGPVTVRQQLFFDYTEAQPSAAVLLGGARGAVLPAGHSVSVSMALLLPDSYHNREVGMFQIKAEAVSASGVTMASATQPHMLRYKSGPVRLAQTALLCVPLTLGMRSEAQAASLRVLQYREGHGRHRRTGAIRVLLQPRAATVSLPQVYRAEVVVQTALPWAKSLARGFRWTLCVWVSSSVYAVLAVCWVRPLVLSARRRPSGVQEADGNLASGLGLVDMGDRPRKEASDCLAARWRARRSERKAQLRTRLHGGGMELEATEDSASSVAVVEREKEPGEAVNDP